Part of the Crossiella cryophila genome, CCCTTCCACCGGGCCGCGCTGCGCAACGCCCGGCACGGCGCGGCCTCGATGGACACGCTGGTCTCACTGGGGGTGCTCAGCGCGTTCGGCTGGTCCACCTACGCGATGTTCAGCACCACCGTCACCGGCGGCATCTACCTGGAGGTCGCCGCAGGGGTGACCACCTTCCTGCTGGCCGGCCGCTACTTCGAGGCCCGCGCCCGGCGGATGGCCGGGGACGCGCTGCGCTCGCTGTCCCTGCTCGCGGCCAAGGACGTGCTGTTGCTGCGCAAGGGCAAAGAGGTGCGGGTCCCGGTCGGGCAGCTGGTGGTCGGGGACCTGTTCGTGGTGCCGCCGGGGGAGAAGATCGCCACCGACGGGGTGGTCGAGTCCGGGCGGTCCGTGGTCGACCTGAGCATGGTCACCGGCGAGTCGGTGCCGGTGGAGGCCGATGCGGGCGCGACCGTCATCGGCGGCACCCTCTCGCACAGCGGCAGGCTGATCGTGCGCGCCACCGGCGTCGGCGCGGACACCCAGCTGGCCAGGATGACCGCGCTGGTCGAAGCGGCCCAGGCCGGCAAATCCGGCGCGCAACGGCTGGCCGACCGGGTGGCCGGGGTGTTCGTGCCGGTGGTCCTGGTGCTCTCCGCGCTGACCCTGGCGACCTGGCTGCTCGCGGGCGGGTCCACCGAATCGGCCTTCGGCGCGGCCCTGGCGGTGCTGATCATCGCCTGCCCGTGCGCCCTCGGACTGGCCACGCCGACCGCGTTGCTGGTGGCCACCGGCCGCGGCGCGCAGCTGGGCATCCTGCTGCGCGGCGCCCAGGCCCTGGAGTCCACCCGCGCGGTGGACACGGTGCTGCTGGACAAGACCGGCACGGTCACCACCGGCCGGATGTCCCTGACCGAGATGCACACCAGTGGCGACCCGGACGAGCTGCTGCGGCACGCCGGCGCGGTCGAGTCCGCCTCCGAACACGCCATCGCCGCCGCGATCACCACCGCCGCCCGCGCGCGATTCCCGGAACTGCCCGAGGTCACCGAGTTCACCGCGCTGCCGGGGCTGGGCGCGAGTGGGCGGGTGGAGGGCGCGGAAGTCCTCATCGGCCGGTTGTTGTTGTTCGCCGAGCGCGGCTGGACCGTCGATTCCGAATTGGCGGAACTCTGCGCGGAATGGGAGAAACTGGGCCGGACCGTCGTGGTGGCGGGCTGGAACGGCGCCGCCCGCGGCCTCCTCGCCGTGCTGGACACGGTCAAGGAATCCGCCCCCGGTGCGATCAAGGCGTTGCGCGCGCTCGGATTGACCCCGGTGCTGCTCACCGGTGACAACGAGGCCACCGCCCGCCTGGTCGCCGAGGCGGTCGGCATCGAGGAGGTGCACGCCGGGGTGCTGCCCCAGGGCAAGGTCGAGGTGGTGCGCGCCCTGCAGGCCAAGGGGCGCAGGGTGGCCATGGTGGGTGACGGCGTCAACGACGGCCCGGCGCTGGCCGCCGCCGACCTGGCCATGGCCATGGGCACCGGCGCGGACGTCGCGCTGCACGCCGCCGACCTGATCCTGGTGCGGGACAACCTGATCGCCGTCCCGGACGCCATCCGGCTGGCCCGCGCCACGCTGAACACCATCCGCGGCAACCTGTGGTGGGCCTTCGGCTACAACGTGGCCGCGCTGCCGGTGGCCGCCCTTGGCCTGCTCAACCCGTTGATCGC contains:
- a CDS encoding heavy metal translocating P-type ATPase, with product MGTVELALSGMTCAACAARIERKLNKIDGVHAVVNYATERAAVSFPPTVDIPRLVEAVTAAGYSAREVQETTATDTPDPVRALWRRLVVSVLLTFPLADLALAMAWVPWLRFPGWQWVCLGLAAPVVLWAALPFHRAALRNARHGAASMDTLVSLGVLSAFGWSTYAMFSTTVTGGIYLEVAAGVTTFLLAGRYFEARARRMAGDALRSLSLLAAKDVLLLRKGKEVRVPVGQLVVGDLFVVPPGEKIATDGVVESGRSVVDLSMVTGESVPVEADAGATVIGGTLSHSGRLIVRATGVGADTQLARMTALVEAAQAGKSGAQRLADRVAGVFVPVVLVLSALTLATWLLAGGSTESAFGAALAVLIIACPCALGLATPTALLVATGRGAQLGILLRGAQALESTRAVDTVLLDKTGTVTTGRMSLTEMHTSGDPDELLRHAGAVESASEHAIAAAITTAARARFPELPEVTEFTALPGLGASGRVEGAEVLIGRLLLFAERGWTVDSELAELCAEWEKLGRTVVVAGWNGAARGLLAVLDTVKESAPGAIKALRALGLTPVLLTGDNEATARLVAEAVGIEEVHAGVLPQGKVEVVRALQAKGRRVAMVGDGVNDGPALAAADLAMAMGTGADVALHAADLILVRDNLIAVPDAIRLARATLNTIRGNLWWAFGYNVAALPVAALGLLNPLIAGAAMALSSAFVVSNSMRLRKFGGGQ